The DNA sequence TGGGACGGATCCTCGCCCAGCTCGCCTTCGCGTACCTGGGCCGGGGCCAGTGGGACGAGGCCGAGACCGCGCTGCACGAGGCCACCGACGCCGACCGCGCCGCGGGCCACCTCCGCGGCCAGGCCACCGCCGTCGAATCCCTGGGTCTGCTGCGGCTGAGGCAGTGGCGGTGGCAGGAGGCGCGGGACTGCTTCACGAGTGCCCAGGGCCTCCTGCGACGCATCGGGCCGGAGGAGGACGGTGCGCGGGACGTCCCCCGCGGCCTGGCCCTTCTGGAGGACCACATCGGCCGCGCCCTGCGCGGCGCCGGACGGTACGCGGACGCCGTCCGCACCCTGCACACGGCCCTGGCCCTGTTCCGGGCCCTGCCCGAGCCCGACCCCTACAACGAGGGCCGCGTCTACATGAACCTCGGCGAAACCCACCTCGCCGCCGGCGACCCCGCCGCCGCCCGGCTCTGCCTCGACGAGGCCCTCACCGTCATGGACCGCGAGGGCGCCGAACCGCAACAGGCGGACGCCGCCGAAATGCGGGCCCGCTGCGCGGAGGACGAGGAACGGAGGGTGTCGTTCCTGCGGCGGGCGGAGGAGTTGTACGAGCGGGGTGGGGACGCGGCGGGGTTGGCGCGGGTGCGGGAGGGTTTGGGCGGGGGGTGAGCCCCGGTCCCTCCCCCAGAGGGGGCACCCCCACTTCGCCGTTTCTTGCGGGGGCCGGCCCCCGCACCCCCGAAACCGCGCTCCGCGCGGTTTCCCTCAAACGCCGGACGGGCTGACTCGTGCGCCCGGGCGCGAAATCAAGCCTGTCCGGCGTTTGAGGACGAGCGGCGAAGCCGCGAAAAGGGGGTCTGGGGCGCAGCCCCAGGAAACGGAGAAAGGGCGGGACCGGGGCACCCTCACCGCGAAGCGGCCACCCGCTCCACGACGACACGATGCCGCACCACCCCCGTGACGACCGTCAGCTCGTCCGGAACACCGTGACCGTCGCCCAGCCACGCGTACAGCCCTGACACATACGCGGCCGGATCGCAGATATCAGGCCGCCCGTCCCCACCCGGCACGGCGGCCAGCCGCAGCAGCTCGCCTCCGCGCGTACGGACGGTCCCGCGATCGACCCCGGTGAGATAAGCGGCGAGCCCGCAGTGCGGATACCGCGCGGCGACCTCGGCGGCCCAAGCGGCAGGCGGGCCGACCCGCGGATCGTCCGGATCACCGTCCCGGAGGATGACATCGGCGTTCTCCAGCAGAGACACGTCGGACGTCTCCTCGTGCACCACCGTATGCGCCGCATCCGCCCCCGGCTCCTCCGGCTCATACGCCGGGTCGGCATACCGGACGACGGCCACCTCGGGCGGATCGACGCGCACCACGCGCGTGAGCACGCGAACGGGCGCGGTCCGCATCGCGGGCTGGTGCGCGGGCAGGGGCAGCCGGCCGAGGAGCGCCGGGTGCTCGGACGGCTCGGGAAGCTCCATGATCCGGTAGAGGAGGCGACGCAGCAGCGCGGCCGAACGCCCCGGCGCCGAGCTCGTCAGCTCCGCCAAATCCGCGAAGGTGCCCGGGACATGGGACTCGATCACCTCCGCTATCCGGCGCCGCAGATCGTCCGACGCCCGCAGGCGCGGCGCGGCCCGGCCGAGCGCGGCCACGGGCGACTCCGGGTCGAGGTCGGCTTCGGGGAAGGAGCCGAGGAGGACCGGGCGGCCGATGGCCGCCGCGTAGTAGGTGACGCTGCCGTGGTCGCCGATGACGCAGTCGGCGGCGATCAGTGCCTGTCGCCAGTCCTCCAGCGGGTCGACCGGCGTCAGCCCAGCCCGCCGGGCCCGCTCCAGCCAGGCGCGGACCTGGCCGGGCCCGTGCCCGTACCAGATGTTGGGGTGCAGGACGGCGACCGTCCGGTACTCGTCCGCGGGGAGTTCGGAGGTCAGCCGGGACAGCAGCCAGGACAGCCGGTCCTCCGCGCCGTCACCGAACAGCGCGCGCGGCGCCCAGGTGGAGTTGAGGACGACGAGCCGCTGACCGGGGGCGACGCCGAAGGCGCGGCGGAAGCGGTCGCGGTGGGGGAGCGCTTCGAGGAGGCGGTCGTAGCAGGGGTCACCGGCGAGGACGGCCGTGGGGGCCGCCTCCGGGCAGGCGGCGCGGAGGCGGCGGAGCTGCTCGGGGTGGGAGAGGACGGTCGCCGTCGCGAGGGGGCGTCCGTCGTGGAGCAGCCACTCGGGGCCGAGGCCGAAGACGGGCGCGGCGGCCGCGGGAGCGGCGAGGGCGAATGGCAGCGGCTCCCGGCTCCCGGCTCCCGGCTCCCGGCTCCCGGCTCCCGGCTCCCGGCTCCCGGCTCCCGGCTCCCGGCTCCCGGCTCCCGGCTCCCGGCTCCCGGCTCCCGGCGCGGCCAGCCTCTTATTGTAGCCAACCCCATGCGAGAGGATCACCAACTTCCCCTCAAATGCCTCCAATTCTCCCCCATAACTTGCCGCGATCACCACATCGAAGTCCCGTGCCTCGTCCTTCGCCTGCTCCCACGGCAGCACCGGCAGCTCCACTCCCGCCAGCAGCTCCGGTACCCCCGCGAGAAACGGTGACGACCCGGTGCACGTCGCCGCCATCTGCACCCGCAGGTCCCCGTCGAACAGCGGCTTCACATCGAGCAGCCGTGTCGCGGACGTGACGTTGTGGACGACGAACAGCACCCGCTTCACCCGGCCACGGGTCACCCACCGCGCGGCGTCCGCACCCACCGGCACCCGCACCCGTCCCGGTATCCGCACCTGTCCCGGCACCCGCACCCGTCCCGGCACGTGCTCCCGCACGTCGTCCCGCACCCCCGGCCCCCCTCGTCACACCCGGCGTCGGTGGCAACTCCCCACCGCCTTCTCCCGTCACGTTACTGCCGTCGCACTCGCCATCGGACGGTCCGTACGACGCCCAAGGCTCAGCGCCGCGAACGCGTCACCCTCACCCGCCAGTTGCCGTGTGCGTCGCGGCCGAGGACGTCGACGGTGACGCCGTCGGTCACGCAGTGGCCGCCGACGGGGTACGGGGCGTCGCTCAGGCTCGCCGTGACGTTGGGGTCGGTGGTGTAGCAGCCGCGGCCGTGCGGGGTGGCGTCGACGGCGCGGACCGGGCCGGTGCCGGAGGGGCGGTCGGTGGCGACGGTGGTGACCAGGACCCCGGGGCGGCAGACGGCGTGGTCGAGGGGGCCGCGGGTGCGGGCCTCCAGGGTGAGGGCGCGCCGGCGGGAGACGGGGACGACGATGAGCTTGGTGCCGCCGGGAGTGGCCGTAGGGGTGAGGGTGAAGGTGCGGCTGCCGGCCACGGTGACGCACTGCACCTGCCGTGGCGCGAGCCACCCCAGCTTCCACTTGTGCCAGGCGAGGAAGTCGTTCGAAGGCCCCCAGTCCTCGTCCATCGGGTCCCAGTGCCCGACGGGGGAGACGACGCGGTCGCCGTGCCCGGCGGCGTAGAGGTCGGGGAGGCCGAAGCTGTGGGCGTTCTCGTGGACCAGGACGCGGTACGGGCTGTCGCCCGTCTGCCGGCTCCATATGAACGAGATGTTCTTCAG is a window from the Streptomyces mobaraensis genome containing:
- a CDS encoding M6 family metalloprotease domain-containing protein; translation: MKTLAIPVVAAALFALTAPVAGRAGAHEPAAIPAAGPDPTGRPPSGPCALRSGTRSVSESARTPRGYARSRGTVRAVTLFIDFPDAPGKGSPRKRYAEFFPAVPDYYRASSYGRLDYRSTPLLRWIRMSRPYAAYGIRRGTPFDTRSDSGYHALAKEIVAAIDGTVDLRRYDLVNVLASPDAGPPATEDVRSVTFAGAPTGLRTRHGAALKNISFIWSRQTGDSPYRVLVHENAHSFGLPDLYAAGHGDRVVSPVGHWDPMDEDWGPSNDFLAWHKWKLGWLAPRQVQCVTVAGSRTFTLTPTATPGGTKLIVVPVSRRRALTLEARTRGPLDHAVCRPGVLVTTVATDRPSGTGPVRAVDATPHGRGCYTTDPNVTASLSDAPYPVGGHCVTDGVTVDVLGRDAHGNWRVRVTRSRR